From the genome of Megachile rotundata isolate GNS110a chromosome 3, iyMegRotu1, whole genome shotgun sequence:
GGAAGTACTATGTTTTTATTTTGAGCCATTCGTATAGTCGTATTATCCAGTCGTTCGAACGGAAAGAATTTCGCGAAGAAGACAGGGGTTCGAAAGGCAAAAACGTTaatcgatggaattccacgattTTCGTCGATATTCCCGAATCGTTCGCGTGCGTCACAGCACTTTCAGCAAGAAGTTAAAAGGAACTTTCGTATAAAAGGAAGAGGAGACCCGTACAGGGAGAAATTCCAGCAACGTTTCGCATCCACGAAGAGTTATGGCTCGGGGGACACGAAGAAACACGGCATGCATTTGCGAGTGACCGTATAATAGAGCTGCATTGTAGCGATGCCAAATAATTTCGATGGGtcagaaattttcgaaatacaGAGATTGCGCCCTGAATCGTCGTCGAACGAAAACTTTTAAGAGAACTCCCGGCTTAAACGAGATATTATAATACTGAAAAGTTTTGCATACCGATCGTTCTCACGGAACAGGGATCCCGAAGAATATATCCGGAACACAAACACCAGAGAGCGTTCGGCTGATTTTAATTTGCCGATCCAGATCAATAAAATATAAGTTACacgaaaaaatttgttattttaattgtaatatatgtatatgtaaaaattgaaaatatcgaaTTGCCTTTAGCATTGCTGATTTCAACGAGGAAATATTCGATACGCATCTCCGGTCTATTGCATTATTCATATTCCTTACTCATCAGTGTTACACTCTTTATcctttatttctaatttttactaCTGAATTCGCACTAGTACGGACGTTTATGCCCTATGGCATAtcgaaatatgcaaaatatatgCAAACGCGTGATACCTACGGCTACAACGAACGATATCACGCGTACAAGATAATCGAAACGAGACATTCAGAAAAAATCAAGAATGCTTTCGAAAGATTgaatatttttctgaaattgaAGTACGAAAACAATATTTGTCCGTAACATATTGTTGATGTGCAAATATGGTTAGCAAAATGAGGAAATCAAACATTATACCATGTGTgtttatatgtaacatattgttCATATCAAGGTACTGTAGGagcaagagaaaaagaaaacaataaTTGCCATTATGTACATGTTTGTAACGAAGTACAAAATTCATTCATTGCAAACAAACTCTGTTCTTATTGTTTACAAACTCTGACTATTAGcttcattattatttaaatagtcCATCATGATCTTGTTACTATGATTTCTAAATAAAgatttgaatatatatttttcttttgtcaCTTTTAATAGGATTACATTAAATGAAATGTATATAAACATTCACATGTTagttgcaaaaattattttgtctttCAATGTTatctaacttataaaattattagacatattaccaTAGgactatattaaataaaatgtatataaacatTCACATGTTagttgcaaaaattattttgtttttcaatgttatctaacttataaaattattagacatattaccataggattatattaaataaaatgtatataaacatTCACATGTTagttgcaaaaattattttgtctttCAATGTTATCtaacttacaaaattattagacatataagTCTACAGCCTTgtggtaaaattgaaaaaaaaattgacagTTAATAGGTTGACTATGAAATTGAACCAACAGTAAAATGTCCATAAACTAAATAAATCCAATACAAACATAAGATATTGATGTTAACCGAATAAACCCAGAAACCTAGTTAGGAAATCTAGTAAGAAACTTACTAATGaacaatttcggaatttttcaataaaacagtTCAGAGATCGGATACGCCGGTTCGCCACCGCGAGAGGTGCTCACAAGAGGCAGAAGCATAGACTCCGTGGACAGGCCTTTTCATCCGAGCGACTGGGTCGATGTGAACCTTGAAGTACCAAGTACACCGAGGCCAAGCCCTGTGCTCACGAATTTAACCGTCGACACGAGCCTCTATCCGGCCAACAACCAGCCCTCGTCCAACGGTAAGCTCGAAATTGATCGTTAGCTCGTATTGCCAGCTGTATCCTTAACGAGAGCACGGTTAGCACCGACGCGTCCCGACGCCGACGCATCCCGACGCCGACGCGTTCACCGATAAGGACTCGGTCGCTTGTATCGTTTAACATAGACACTACGCTGCTTCCCATTTTGTAAATAACGACCGGCAGTCCTGTTTTCGAATTGGTCCAAAGCTACCCTACTGGTTTCGACACGGGATACTTTCCTGCCTTGTTTGTACAAACCCTGCTCTTGTTTGTGCACGAGTGTTGTTGCATTTGGATGTTGATATTACTCTTTTCATTTTATGTGACACTCAGGTACTTTAATCTTTCAATTGTGGTTTAATCTTTCAGAGGTATAGTTTCTTTTTGATTAGTTAATTTTCTACCTTGTCTGTACAAACCCTGTCCTTGTTTATGCACGAGTGTTGTTGCATTTAGATGTTGATAttattcttttcattttatgtGACGTTCAGGTACTTTAATCTTTCAATTGTGGTTTAATCTTTCAGAGGTATAGTTTCTTTTTGATTAGTTAATTTCCTACCTTGTCTGTACAAACCCTGTCCTTGTTTATGCACGAGTGTTGTTGCATTTAGATGTTGATATTACTCTTTTCATTTTATGTGACGCTCAGGTACTTTAATCTTTCAATTGTGGTTTAATCTTTCAGAGGTATAGTTTCTTGTTGATTAGTTAATTTTCTACCTTGTCTGTACAAACCCTGTCCTTGTTTATGCACGAGTGTTGTTGCATTTAGATGTTGATATTACTCTTTTCATTTTATGTGACGCTCAGGTACTTTAATCTTTCAATTGTGGTTTAATCTTTCAGAGGTATAGTTTCTTTTTGATTAGTTAATTTCCTACCTTGTCTGTACAAACCCTGTCCTTGTTTATGCACGAGTGTTGTTGCATTTGGATGTTGATGTTGCTCTTTTCATTTTATGCGACGCTCAGGTACTTTAATCTTTCAATTGTCGTTTAATCTTTCAGAGGTATAGTTTCTTTTTGATTAGTTAATTTTCTACCTTGTCTGTACAAACCCTGTCCTTGTTTATGCACGAGTGTTGTTGCATTTGGATGTTGATGTTGCTCTTTTCATTTTATGTGACGCTCAGGTACTTTAATCTTTCAATTGTGGTTTAATCTTTCAGAGGTATAGTTTCTTTTTGATTAGTTAATTTCCTACCTTGTCTGTACAAACCCTGTCCTTGTTTATGCACGAGTGTTGTTGCATTTAGATGTTGATATTACTCTTTTCATTTTATGTGACGCTCAGGTACTTTAATCTTTCAATTGTGGTTTAATCTTTCAGAGGTATAGTTTCTTGTTGATTAGTTAATTTTCTACCTTGTCTGTACAAACCCTGTCCTTGTTTATGCACGAGTGTTGTTGCATTTAGATGTTGATATTACTCTTTTCATTTTATGTGACGCTCAGGTACTTTAATCTTTCAATTGTGGTTTAATCTTTCAGAGGTATAGTTTCTTTTTGATTAGTTAATTTCCTACCTTGTCTGTACAAACCCTGTCCTTGTTTATGCACGAGTGTTGTTGTATTTAGATGTTGATATTACTCTTTTCATTTTATGTGACGCTCAGGTACTTTAATCTTTCAATTGTGGTTTAATCTTTCAGAGGTATAGTTTCTTTTTGATTAGTTAATTTCCTACCTTGTCTGTACAAACCCTGTCCTTGTTTATGCACGAGTGTTGTTGCATTTGGATGTTGATGTTGCTCTTTTCATTTTATGCGACGCTCAGGTACTTTAATCTTTCAATTGTCGTTTAATCTTTCAGAGGTATAGTTTCTTTTTGAtaagttaatttaatttgaactgCTTTTTGATTAGTTAATTTAAGTTGCAACACGAATTGAATTTGAGcttcatatttttctaaatttcacttACATTGTTACTCATTTCAAATGCAATTTTACTCACAATGTTTTAATTCCTAAACTTTCATCTTCAGACTCGAATCCAAAGAGCAGCACCCCGATCCCGCCACCAAGACGAAGAAAGAAGAACAAGGGTCGACCGCTGCCTCCGAAACCGGACGAGGTGTCCGAAAACTGTTCGAGCAACTCGAAACGTAACGAAACAAGCGAGGAACCGTTATATTCGTCGGTGAAGTCGCCGAAGAGCAGCGGGGACGAGCAAGACACCGAGGAGATCGGCAAGTCGGAGAAGCAACGATGCTCGCACGAGAACGCGGCTCGCGACGGAAGAAGAACGAAGGAGATTTACGAACACAAGGCGAGTAGAACGTCGAAGAAATTTCCATTGTAAATTTCGGCTCGATATTCAACGGTGTATTTACCGCGGTGCAAAACGGGCCGCGATTGGGCAAACAACGCCGCCGAACGCTCTCGGGGGGATAGCTCGAATCTGTGAAACAAATATCCAcgacattaaaaaatatttacgaatCGGATTCACGAATCAGACTTGGCGTTCGTTATTCTGCATGGTTACGCACGGAGGATCAGCCAGATCGTGGAGAAATATCTTTACATTGTTTATATTTGCATTACAACGCGTTTGAGTTTCATTCTTCTTTTGTTCGGTTGGTAGATATAAAGCGATGGGATTGTAGAACTAAATGGGATTGAAATGTAaggtttatatattttcaaattttcgcgcgCTCTGGGTGGGGGATGCTTTCAAATTTCTGCGATGTTAgactttaaatttgtatatttaggcGATGTTATAGTGGTAGGATAGTGATAGCTTACTCGAAAATTTGTGCGAAGATAGATACAATGATGtcgaattcaaattttcaaattttcgcgcgCTGTGGGTGGGGGAATGCTTTCAAATTTGTATGACGTTAGATgactttaaatttatatatttaggcGATGTTATAGTGGTAGGATAGTGATAGCTTGCTCGAAAATTTGTGCGAAGATAGATACAATGATGtcgaattcaaattttcaaattttcgcgcgCTACGGTGACGGAGGATCGCCATTAGAATACGTGAAGTAGtttgaagtttccaaattaaaattttcaaaacacacTCTACGCTGGATGAGTGTCAGTAATGTGTACAAAAGGAACCTCAAAGCTTccgaattcaaatatttattttttggcgCGCTGTGGCAGTCAAGCGCCATTACCTTACACAAGACTGCAAATGGCGGGAACCTTGTAGCGTTCCAACTTGTCAAACTAAccgttcaaattctcaaatatcaaatGTCCTGCACAATATATTCCATTAGCGTACTCTAACTCTGAATGCTGCACCCAtaacaatataacgagagttgaAATTAATCGCAACAGACCCTCAACTCTCAGCAACATTATTTCCTTCCTCCCAATAGTAACGAACCGTTTCCTGGAACAGGTTAACGGGACCGGAAGGATAATATCGAGCGACGTGGTCTCCGGCAAAAGGACATCTCGCATGGAGGACAAGAAAAGGACGTTCGAGAGCAACCATCATCGAAAAGTCCACGAAAATGACGAGTACCAAAGATTCGCGAACAGCAGGAGCAAGGACTCGTCGACTCCCAATCGCGAGGATAAAAGGAAGTCGAAGACGGAGAAGGAAATCAAAGATTCGTCGCTTAATGTAAGGACTAAAAACTATAGCACTGTCAGTCTGCCAAATTACGACGAGTTGGACGTGGCCAGACATCGGACGATGGAAATCGAGGAGGGCGAAGAAGACAAAACGAAGTCCAGGAGACCCGTCAGGAGCAGCACTGGCTCGCTTCCGGCTGAATCCTTCCTCTCACCATTTTCCGAGGTATTTTCTTCGTATTCTTTAGCCTGTTACGAGCTTGTTTAGGGGAGATAAGGGTATTCGTTTGCTGTTTTaattttggacctgcagttTAGATATTACTCGAGATGCAAATGTGGAGGTCTCATTATTACTCAATGTTCAAATGTGGAGGACTCATTATTAATCAATGTTTAAATGAGGAGGACTCATTATTACTCAATGTTTAAATGTGGAGGACTCATTAATATTCAATGTTTAAATGTGGAGGACTCATTATTACTCAATGTTTAAATGTGGAGGACTCATTATTACTCAATGTTTAAATGTGGTGGACTCATTATTACTCAATGTTTAAATGTGGAGGACTCATTATTATTCAATGTTTAAATGCGGAGGACTCATTATTACTCAATGTTTAAATGTGGAGGACTCACTACTACTCAATGTTTAAATATGGAGGACTCATTATTACTCAATGTTTAAATGTGGAGGATTCACTATTACTCAATGTTTAAATGTGGAGAACTCATTGGTATACAGATGAACTTCGAATTAAGTTTGTGTGGGTTTTTGAATATGTCAATTAGGTACTTAAGGGGAGAGTATTCTCAATCACTTCGAACAGTAGATAGTTTTTACTATAGCATGTTTTCAGGACATAAAACGTAAATTTACTTGAAATAACATTGGATAGGTAGTTTAGCTATCTGCATAGAAGCAGACTTCTCAGGTACTTCAAACAGTTAAGACATCATGGGTGCTCCTAGTGTTTGGAGTACTTTGACTACCTTTGACTACTTCAGCTGCCTTATGTATCTTTTAGTCAGCTTAATTATACGAGTCctttgtttgaattattttgagtAATTCATGTACCTGTACAAATGTAGACACTCTATGTTTGCTCTTTGAAAAGtctcaaataataaattctaaCGAGGAACCTCAATTACCTCAAACATCGGAAGAATACATAAAATGTACCTGACCCATGTAGTTCAACTTCATCATCCACATCAGTCATCTCTCCACAGACTTCAAACAAAAAGACCAATTATGTAACACATAACGCCCAACATAAATTAGTATTCATCGTAGCTTTCGCAGAGGAAGATAAACTTTGATGGCGCATATTTTGTCAAGTACGATGGAAGTTCCTGAATTATGTTCAATTTAACGGGAAGTCTTCTATCGCGACAAATTAGCCGTAAACGCGCGGGATAATGCTCGGTACCCGAAGTTTCTTGGTGAAGGGGTTCGAGCCGAAGAAACGCGATCACGCGGATAAATCGCAAATTTATTCTAATCCCACAGAAAACGAGCGTGCGACTAGAGGACTACATTCCCGGCCAAGGAGGCCCCGATAACCTATCGGCGTATCAGCTCTTGGAGAAGCTGGATTGCGGGCAGGCCGGTTTCGTGAAGTACGAGGCTGCGAGTAAATCGCAGGATTGGGATCTCGGTGACATCGGTAATTGCGAATTGAATCACCGGCAACGAGGATCCTTCGAGGTATTGTCCCGCCAATCGATACTAGTATGTTTGCATTACGGATATTGAAATATACTGGAGTCTGTCAGATTTAGGTACATAGATTCAAATGTTTCTAATTGCTGATACttatctgggaatttagagctCTAGGGGTAGAGGGATTTAGAGATGAAATATGGGGAGTTtgaaattggggagtgtgggaattgggggatatggaaattggggaatgtgggaattgggggatgtgggaattggggaatgtggaattggggaagtgtggaattggggaagtgaggaattgggaaatgtgggaattggaggatgtgagaattgggggatgtgggaatagggggatgtgggaattggggaatgttagaattggggaatgtggaaattggggaatgtgggaattggggaatgtggaaattggggaatgtgggaattggggaatgtggaaattggggaatgtgggaattggggaatgtggaattgggaaaattggtagttggggaatgtgggaattggagaatgtggaattggggaatgtgggaattggggaatgtgggaattggggaatgtgaaaattggagagtgtgggaattggggaatgtggagttggaaaaattgggagttgaggagtgtgggaattgaagaatgtgaaattggagaaattgggaattagggaatgtgggaattggggaatgtgggaattgggatcgGAATATAGGAATGTGGGTAGCTATAATAAACATGTAGTAATACGGGAATCTGTGTACCTCTAAACGCAGTAACATAATTTTACAGGAGATCGCAGGGATGAACGATAAACACGACGAGGACGTCGTCGACTTCTCCAAAGACAATGAAAGAAGATCTCCAATCGATTCAAACGTTTCCACATCCTCGATTTACTTACAGAAGCCCGAAGCTTTTGGGAAAGCATCGTCGCCGGCACTTGGCGAACTGGAATATTCAGAAGTGGATCCAAATAGGTCGGTAGAGATTAGGTATGGTCGGTGTTCAAGGGATTAAGCGGGTTTAATAGGAGAGTCCAGATGCCAAGCGGTGTAAATCCATATTCCGCTGGTTTTAGCGTTCTGTATAATTTTCTCTCGCAGCATCCACCGCTAATACGCTCCAATGATTCTTCGATTATTCTATTAACTTCCAATTTCTATCACTGTTACTTTACTGCTTTCGTAGAACTCGGACGAGGCATTCTAATCCAACGGACAGTTGCGGAGTTTTAACTGCATCCAAAGAACCCTTTTACCTTGACGAGGACAAACATCGTTCAGCTTTAGCTTCAGGTATGTTTGTTAAGTGTGTTTCTTCTTTCTGAAGTAGCTGTCTTTGAGGCAGTCTTTCAAACAATCTTCGAGGTAAATTAATCTTTGATGCAGTAGTATGTAACCTTGGATGTAAATCAACTTTTGGTTTTCAAGTGGTCAACCTATTTTTGATCTACTTTTAAGGAACCTTGAGGTGAATTAACATTTGATGCACAATTTTTCAACCTTAGATGTAGACCAATTCTTGATTTGCTATTTAGTCAGTCTTGATGTGAATCAACATTTAATGTACCTCAATCTTTGAGGCACAATTTGTTAACCTTAGATGTAGACCAATTCTTGATTTATTATTTAGTCAGCCTTGATGTGAATCAACATTTAATGTATCTCAATCTTTGATGCACAATTTGTCAACCTTAGATGTAAATCAATTCTTGATTTGCTGTTTAGTCAGCCTTGTTATGAATCAACATTTAATGTACCTCAATTTTTGATGCACAATTCGATAACCTTAGATGTAAATAAATTCTTGATTTGCTGTTTAGTCAGCCTTGTTACGAATCAACATTTAATGTACCTCAATCTTTGATGCACAATTTGTCAACCTTAGATGTAAATCAATTCTTGATTTGCTGTTTAGTCAGCCTTGTTATGAATCAACATTTAATGTACCTCAATTTTTGATGCACAATTTGTCAACCTTAGATGTAAATCAATTCTTGATTTGCTGTTTAGTTAGCCTTGATATGAATCAACATTTAATGTACTCCAATCTTTGAGGCACAATTCGATAACCTTAGATGTAAATCAATTCTTGATTTGCTGTTTAGTCAGCCTTGTTATGAATCAACATTTAATGTACTCCAATTTTTGATGCACAATTTGTCAACCTTAGATGTAAATCAATTCTTGATTTGCTATTTAGCTAGTCTTGATATACATCTACATTTGATGCACCGCAATCTTTGATACACAATTTGTTAACCTTAGATGTAAAACAATTCTTGATTTGCTATTTAGTCAGTCTTGATGTGAATCAAAATTTGATACAATTCAGTGTTTGGTTCACTATCAGTCAACCTTACAATCGTACCTCTGATTTACAATTAACCTCATAAATCAGTCTCTCGCTATTAACCACTCTTTGATTCGCAATTAGCCTTCGCCCTAGTGGTCGTATTTATCTCTAGAGGAAGGTTCCCTAGGGAAATCTAGCTCATCAGTGTACCACTACTGAAAATCATGTACTTCCATTTACCAGATGCGATCGGAGGATCCTGCAGGAGCGAGGGGCATGATCAATCAAGTCAATCACGGACAATGTTCACTAGGAGCCTGTCGAACGAGAGCGAGCCGAACGACCCGTGCGAGACGAAGGATCTCCAGACAGATCTGATCAGGAGCATCTCCGAAGAATCGTTACCGAAAGAGATGCTCGAGGAACAGGAGCTGGATCAGATGTTCGACGAGAAGCTCGCGAAGGACGTGCACAACAATTTGAAGAAGAATCTGGACGACTGGAAGACGAGGACACCGCCTCCTAGCCCCGAACCCAAGAAACCCGAGGTGGATGTCGATCATTCGACGTTGCTGAAGGTCCTGAAAGAGGAGGCTGAGGAGAGCAACCTGAGCTCCATGACACCCAGTTTAACCGAGTTGGAGGCAGCTCTGTCGGACATGTTGGAAAAAGAGGACACCCAGGATTCGAGACACGAAAAGGacgaaaagaatataaaatccGATCAGGAGGGTCCCGTGTCTCTAGGTCAGATCCTCAAAAAACCGACAACAGTAAGAAAAGTCTCGTTCTGTTCCTGGGAGGAGGCCGTAGCGCAGTCCGCGATCAGGAACGATCGCGAATTCACCGAGCGTCAGGTCGATTTAGATAACGGGACCGTTTCTCATCCGGGAGACCCCATGGATCTTCCTCCAGAAAAACCTAGCAGGTTGAACAGGAGTCTCGAAGACAGCGAGATACCTACGCCTCCTAGGAGGAAGCACAGGAGCATCATGGCGAAGAAGGATTGCTTAGAACAAAATGGCTGTTCGAACGACAGGCTCATCTGACGCGTTGTGAATGGGGCTTGAACTTTGATCGAGACTCTGGGTGAACTCTGGCAGCGTAAGGTGAATGACTGTTCAGTGGAAAGTTAAATTACTGTTCAGATCGATAGTTTGGACAGTCTGGATTGAAAGTTGGATCTCGAGTGATTATCTTCTGCTAGGCTTGAAAGTATTGTAGCTACTTGTGTACCTAGCTTCATGTTTGAATATCTTAGCTAAAATTAATTCTTGTGTTGATGATCATTGACTGAGGATTTAAATAGGTGTCTAGGTATTGTTACCTAGTGCATGTGACATTATAGGTATTGTCTTACCTATAgatattattacatatgtaaaaatCTATGTATGTGAACAGACAGTTCCACAATTATCCACAATTATGTGTCCGCAAACAGTTTGAACATCAACACAAGGATTAATTCTGTGTGTCGTTAAATTAACGAAGTAATGATTGTCACCAGAAGATGGAACACTGGATTAGTCGACGTTTGTAGCAATAAGCCACGAAAGTTCAGCTGTGATGAGACAAGGAGCAGAGATATTGGACGTTAGCGacactaatatgatcgacaatgACGTGTTACGAGCAATGTTGTTACGATTCCACTTTATTCGAACGATAAATTCGTTTGAGGTAGCTGGAAAGTGTAGCAGAGTGGTCAGAAGAATTTTTCCAGCTCGGTTGAGGCTTTCTTTCGATGAAAGAAAGAGACGGAACTTTCTAACGAACTTGCTTCTTTCGAAGAAACGACGGGTGCATCGTGTCTCCCGAAAATCACGAAACTTTGTTCGCCAACTCCCCGAACAATGAGGATCGCGAGTTGACTACTTATCCTCGTTCGAAAACGCGTCAGATTGTTCAGACCTTTACCTCGAATTATGGTTAAAAAGAGAGAATAACTTAACGATGTTTCGTCGGGATTTCTtctgtatatttatttgtttcgtgTTTGTTAGCCTTTAAATGTTGTTGACGTTTTCTCATTGTTTGTTGCGTTCTTGAGGGAATGTTCGGAGGAAAGTGAATAGGGTGATTtgcgaaaatttatttattagatttttaattGTTTGGATTTTTGATTTAatgattatggaatttggagtaATTGGTTtattaattcctcaattccatattccccaatttcctattccccaattctcacattccccaattccacattctccaattctcacattccccaattcccacattcccccattcaacactccctaattccatattcttcaattctcacattccccaattccacattctccaattccacactctccaattctcacactccccaattctcacattccccaattccacactccccaattcccacattcccaattcccacattccccaattcccacattccccaattttcacatcccccaattttcacatcccccaattcccacattcccccattccacactctccaattccacattctccaattctcatattccccaattccacattctccaatttcacattctccaattctcacatcccccaattctcacatcccccaattcccacatcttccaattctcacattccccaattccacactctccaattctcacattccccaattccacattccccaattctcacattccccaattccacacttcccaattctcacattccccaattccaaactccccaattctcacattccccaattcc
Proteins encoded in this window:
- the LOC100880932 gene encoding uncharacterized protein LOC100880932 isoform X2; the protein is MGQAWCKERTSKAQDSKSPLDRVFVRCAHRIYPGLKEEGSVLGGATQRVTSSEIGYAGSPPREVLTRGRSIDSVDRPFHPSDWVDVNLEVPSTPRPSPVLTNLTVDTSLYPANNQPSSNDSNPKSSTPIPPPRRRKKNKGRPLPPKPDEVSENCSSNSKRNETSEEPLYSSVKSPKSSGDEQDTEEIGKSEKQRCSHENAARDGRRTKEIYEHKVNGTGRIISSDVVSGKRTSRMEDKKRTFESNHHRKVHENDEYQRFANSRSKDSSTPNREDKRKSKTEKEIKDSSLNVRTKNYSTVSLPNYDELDVARHRTMEIEEGEEDKTKSRRPVRSSTGSLPAESFLSPFSEKTSVRLEDYIPGQGGPDNLSAYQLLEKLDCGQAGFVKYEAASKSQDWDLGDIGNCELNHRQRGSFEEIAGMNDKHDEDVVDFSKDNERRSPIDSNVSTSSIYLQKPEAFGKASSPALGELEYSEVDPNRTRTRHSNPTDSCGVLTASKEPFYLDEDKHRSALASDAIGGSCRSEGHDQSSQSRTMFTRSLSNESEPNDPCETKDLQTDLIRSISEESLPKEMLEEQELDQMFDEKLAKDVHNNLKKNLDDWKTRTPPPSPEPKKPEVDVDHSTLLKVLKEEAEESNLSSMTPSLTELEAALSDMLEKEDTQDSRHEKDEKNIKSDQEGPVSLGQILKKPTTVRKVSFCSWEEAVAQSAIRNDREFTERQVDLDNGTVSHPGDPMDLPPEKPSRLNRSLEDSEIPTPPRRKHRSIMAKKDCLEQNGCSNDRLI
- the LOC100880932 gene encoding uncharacterized protein LOC100880932 isoform X1; translated protein: MGQAWCKERTSKAQDSKSPLDRVFVRCAHRIYPGLKEEGSVLGGATQRVTSSEIGYAGSPPREVLTRGRSIDSVDRPFHPSDWVDVNLEVPSTPRPSPVLTNLTVDTSLYPANNQPSSNDSNPKSSTPIPPPRRRKKNKGRPLPPKPDEVSENCSSNSKRNETSEEPLYSSVKSPKSSGDEQDTEEIGKSEKQRCSHENAARDGRRTKEIYEHKVNGTGRIISSDVVSGKRTSRMEDKKRTFESNHHRKVHENDEYQRFANSRSKDSSTPNREDKRKSKTEKEIKDSSLNVRTKNYSTVSLPNYDELDVARHRTMEIEEGEEDKTKSRRPVRSSTGSLPAESFLSPFSEKTSVRLEDYIPGQGGPDNLSAYQLLEKLDCGQAGFVKYEAASKSQDWDLGDIGNCELNHRQRGSFEEIAGMNDKHDEDVVDFSKDNERRSPIDSNVSTSSIYLQKPEAFGKASSPALGELEYSEVDPNRSVEIRTRTRHSNPTDSCGVLTASKEPFYLDEDKHRSALASDAIGGSCRSEGHDQSSQSRTMFTRSLSNESEPNDPCETKDLQTDLIRSISEESLPKEMLEEQELDQMFDEKLAKDVHNNLKKNLDDWKTRTPPPSPEPKKPEVDVDHSTLLKVLKEEAEESNLSSMTPSLTELEAALSDMLEKEDTQDSRHEKDEKNIKSDQEGPVSLGQILKKPTTVRKVSFCSWEEAVAQSAIRNDREFTERQVDLDNGTVSHPGDPMDLPPEKPSRLNRSLEDSEIPTPPRRKHRSIMAKKDCLEQNGCSNDRLI